Proteins co-encoded in one Dehalogenimonas sp. WBC-2 genomic window:
- the sufC gene encoding iron-sulfur cluster assembly ATPase protein SufC has translation METDKLLEIIDLKVEIEGKEILHGINLEIQAGETHVIYGPNGSGKTTLLMTLMGFPRYKITGGQIIFEGKDVTHSTLDERARAGIGLSFQRPPIVRGVKTRDMVEACFRGREEGVMLEKLARKTNMTDFLDRDINYGFSGGETKRSELLQLLAQSPDLVLLDEPESGVDLENIALIGELINSLLEKTHPMRDRTRSGLIISHTGHILEYVNARTGYVMFEGKIICEGDPHEILETVKEKGYGECASCQICKR, from the coding sequence ATGGAGACCGATAAATTACTGGAAATAATTGACCTCAAAGTTGAAATTGAGGGCAAGGAAATCCTGCACGGTATCAACCTTGAAATCCAAGCCGGTGAGACCCACGTTATCTATGGCCCCAATGGCAGCGGCAAGACTACGTTGCTGATGACCCTGATGGGATTCCCCCGTTACAAGATAACCGGCGGGCAGATAATCTTTGAAGGCAAGGATGTAACCCATTCTACTCTCGATGAGCGGGCACGGGCAGGCATAGGGCTTTCATTCCAAAGGCCGCCGATCGTTCGCGGCGTAAAAACACGGGATATGGTTGAAGCCTGTTTCCGCGGCCGTGAAGAAGGCGTAATGCTGGAAAAACTGGCCCGAAAAACTAATATGACCGATTTCCTGGATAGGGATATCAATTACGGTTTCTCCGGCGGAGAAACAAAGCGGTCTGAATTACTGCAGCTTTTAGCCCAAAGCCCCGACCTGGTGCTGCTTGACGAACCGGAGTCAGGGGTTGACCTGGAAAATATCGCCCTGATCGGAGAGCTGATCAACTCGCTTTTGGAGAAGACACATCCGATGCGGGATAGGACACGGAGCGGTTTAATTATCTCTCATACTGGTCATATACTGGAATATGTCAATGCCCGTACAGGTTATGTAATGTTTGAGGGGAAGATCATTTGTGAAGGCGACCCCCATGAAATATTGGAAACGGTAAAAGAAAAAGGTTACGGAGAGTGCGCCTCATGCCAGATATGCAAAAGATGA
- a CDS encoding aspartyl-tRNA synthetase: MLKDHQCGEITSANIGQKVTLAGWVHRRRDHGNLIFIDLRDRSGLVQVVFNPELIKEPHHTAESLRSEFVVKVSGTVNQRPQGTENPKMPTGMVEIAAETIEILNTSKTPPFYVNEDVDVDEALRLKYRYLDLRRPRMRDNLILRHNVIRFMRRYLDERGFLEIETPILLKSTPEGARDYLVPSRLYPGKFYALAQSPQQLKQLLMVGGIEKYYQIARCFRDEDLRADRQPEFTQLDLEMSFVDEEDMMQLLEGLFSSLVQTVTPDKKFRTPFPRLSFNDIMERYGCDKPDLRFGMELADVTDIAASTAFGVFSGTVARGGVVKAIAAPGCGSYNKSQVEELINLARQLGAAGLVPIILGSEPGDIDSLEMDKVRSVAAKYMTLEQIKAMARRSGAQAGDLLLIVAGERELSNSVLGGLRSELGCRLKLADPNELAFAFVVDFPLFTWNKDDNRWQPTHHPFTAPRVEDMALLETDPGKVHGRHYDLVLNGYEIAGGSIRIHQPELQRQIFRLLGHSEERIQSLFGQLLDAFEYGAPPHGGVAPGIDRVVAILAGEPTIREVIAFPKNQAGVDPMFGSPSEVSQTQIDQVHISLKLPQ; the protein is encoded by the coding sequence TTGCTTAAAGACCATCAGTGCGGTGAAATTACCAGTGCAAATATCGGTCAGAAAGTTACCCTGGCCGGATGGGTGCATCGCCGCCGCGACCATGGCAATCTTATATTTATCGACCTCAGAGACCGCTCAGGGCTGGTGCAGGTGGTATTCAATCCGGAGCTGATCAAAGAGCCTCACCATACCGCGGAATCGCTGCGTTCTGAATTTGTCGTCAAAGTGAGCGGCACCGTAAACCAGCGGCCGCAAGGCACCGAAAACCCCAAAATGCCGACCGGCATGGTGGAAATCGCCGCTGAGACAATTGAAATTTTAAACACTTCCAAGACGCCGCCTTTTTACGTCAATGAGGATGTGGATGTTGATGAAGCTCTTCGCCTAAAATACCGCTATTTGGACTTGCGGCGTCCCCGCATGCGGGACAATCTGATACTGCGGCACAACGTCATACGCTTCATGCGCCGCTACCTTGACGAACGCGGCTTCCTGGAGATAGAAACCCCCATCCTCTTGAAAAGCACCCCCGAAGGCGCGCGGGACTATCTGGTGCCCAGCCGTCTGTATCCCGGCAAGTTCTATGCTCTGGCTCAGTCGCCGCAGCAGTTGAAACAGCTGCTGATGGTCGGCGGGATAGAAAAATATTACCAAATTGCCAGATGTTTTCGTGATGAAGACCTCCGGGCTGACCGCCAGCCGGAATTTACCCAGCTTGACCTGGAAATGAGTTTCGTCGACGAAGAAGATATGATGCAGCTTCTGGAAGGGCTGTTTTCCAGCCTGGTGCAAACAGTGACCCCCGATAAGAAGTTCCGCACACCATTCCCTCGTCTTAGCTTTAATGACATCATGGAGCGTTACGGCTGTGACAAGCCTGATTTGCGCTTCGGCATGGAACTGGCTGACGTGACTGACATCGCTGCCTCAACAGCCTTCGGCGTATTTAGCGGCACTGTCGCCAGGGGTGGCGTGGTCAAGGCTATCGCCGCTCCGGGATGCGGCAGCTACAATAAAAGCCAGGTAGAGGAACTGATAAATCTGGCCCGGCAGCTCGGCGCGGCAGGCCTGGTGCCCATCATACTTGGTTCCGAACCGGGCGATATTGATAGTCTGGAAATGGACAAGGTACGTTCAGTGGCCGCCAAGTATATGACCCTTGAGCAGATTAAAGCAATGGCGCGACGCTCAGGCGCTCAGGCTGGTGACCTTTTACTGATTGTCGCTGGAGAGCGTGAACTTTCCAACTCTGTCCTGGGCGGCTTACGCAGTGAGCTGGGTTGCCGCTTAAAACTGGCAGATCCAAATGAACTGGCCTTTGCGTTCGTAGTGGATTTCCCGCTGTTTACCTGGAATAAAGATGATAACCGCTGGCAGCCGACACATCATCCCTTTACTGCCCCCCGGGTTGAAGACATGGCGCTACTGGAAACTGATCCGGGTAAAGTGCATGGACGGCATTATGATTTGGTCTTGAATGGTTATGAGATCGCCGGTGGTAGCATACGTATCCATCAGCCGGAGTTGCAGCGGCAGATTTTCCGCCTGCTGGGACATAGTGAAGAACGCATCCAAAGTCTTTTTGGTCAGCTTTTAGATGCCTTTGAATACGGCGCACCGCCTCATGGCGGTGTAGCTCCGGGCATTGACAGGGTTGTCGCTATCCTTGCCGGTGAACCTACCATACGTGAAGTCATCGCCTTCCCCAAAAACCAGGCAGGCGTCGACCCGATGTTCGGCTCACCATCAGAAGTCAGCCAAACACAGATAGACCAGGTACATATTTCGTTAAAATTACCACAGTAG
- a CDS encoding cell division trigger factor, producing MKVTDKKIEACEALLTIELDSDDMQVALENAYQRLVKRTEVPGFRKGKTPRPILERYLGKDRFIEESLDEVLPKACADAIKEQDLQNFGTPGVEVLQNEPLIFKARVSLPPKVELGDYRSIRLEPEAVDVKEEVVDGMIKQLRHEKATWEPVERPAQEGDLVVMDLESTIDGTPFVNQKAAQFGISEESKYPAPGFSQAIFGLKRDDTKEFKLKYPDDFAKAELAGKEPDFKVKVIEIKEEKLPPEDDDFAKSLEVEMTTFDELKSRMRDNYRKRLETTAVDNFQAKLIDELVNMSKAEFPSNLVDMEYERLVNQQLDRWQQQVSSQTEYEELLAQVNPEELAKQLRPKAEDRIRRSLILGKLATEEKIEVTADEIEADIQKMLSSIPEDKRDEQRPHFENPEAREEINQILLSRKTIEALKNIAMGEETVIEKTEQSVKAATKPKKLTKTKKSTNAVEEIKE from the coding sequence ATGAAAGTAACCGACAAAAAGATCGAGGCTTGCGAAGCGTTGCTGACCATAGAACTGGACAGTGACGACATGCAGGTAGCATTGGAGAATGCTTATCAGAGACTGGTGAAGCGTACTGAAGTGCCCGGTTTCCGTAAGGGCAAGACGCCTCGTCCTATTCTGGAGCGATACCTTGGGAAAGACCGCTTTATTGAGGAATCACTTGATGAGGTGCTCCCTAAGGCCTGCGCTGATGCCATCAAAGAGCAAGACCTTCAGAACTTCGGCACCCCCGGTGTAGAAGTTTTACAGAACGAACCTCTGATATTTAAGGCAAGAGTGTCGTTGCCTCCCAAAGTGGAACTAGGTGACTACAGAAGCATTAGACTAGAGCCGGAAGCGGTGGATGTTAAAGAAGAAGTCGTTGACGGTATGATCAAGCAGTTACGCCATGAAAAGGCCACTTGGGAACCTGTTGAACGTCCGGCCCAGGAAGGTGACCTGGTGGTAATGGATTTAGAAAGTACCATTGATGGAACGCCTTTTGTCAACCAAAAAGCTGCCCAGTTCGGTATCAGTGAAGAGTCAAAATACCCGGCGCCGGGTTTTTCACAAGCAATCTTCGGATTAAAGAGAGACGACACTAAAGAGTTTAAGCTTAAATACCCCGACGATTTTGCTAAAGCGGAATTAGCCGGTAAAGAGCCTGATTTCAAAGTGAAGGTCATTGAAATCAAAGAGGAAAAGTTGCCGCCGGAAGATGATGACTTCGCCAAGTCATTGGAAGTTGAAATGACCACTTTTGATGAACTCAAGTCGCGGATGAGAGATAATTACCGCAAACGGCTTGAGACTACAGCAGTAGATAATTTCCAGGCCAAGCTCATTGATGAATTAGTCAACATGAGCAAGGCAGAGTTTCCTTCCAATCTGGTAGACATGGAGTATGAGCGGCTGGTAAACCAACAACTTGATCGCTGGCAGCAACAAGTAAGCTCCCAGACTGAATACGAGGAGCTATTGGCACAGGTAAATCCTGAGGAACTGGCCAAGCAACTCCGCCCCAAAGCTGAGGACCGGATCCGCCGCTCACTGATATTGGGAAAACTGGCCACAGAAGAAAAAATAGAGGTCACCGCGGACGAAATTGAGGCAGATATCCAGAAGATGCTGTCTTCTATTCCTGAGGACAAACGGGATGAACAGCGGCCGCATTTTGAGAATCCTGAAGCGCGCGAGGAGATCAACCAGATACTGTTATCGCGTAAAACCATTGAAGCCCTGAAAAATATCGCCATGGGTGAAGAAACTGTTATAGAAAAGACAGAGCAAAGCGTCAAGGCGGCAACAAAACCAAAGAAATTAACCAAAACAAAAAAGAGTACCAATGCCGTAGAGGAGATAAAGGAGTAA
- a CDS encoding ATP-dependent Clp protease proteolytic subunit, whose product MNPTNIIPMVIESSSRGERAFDIYSLLLKERIIFLGSEINDQVANTIIAQLLFLDREDPDKDISLYIHSPGGVISAGLAIYDTMQLIRPAVSTICVGMAASMATVLLCAGAKGKRFALPNSTIHMHQAIGGARGQASDIVIQAKEITRLQDIIRDILAARTGQTMEKIVHDTDRDYYLNPVQAKEYGLIDDILKKPEEKPAKN is encoded by the coding sequence ATGAATCCAACAAATATCATCCCAATGGTTATTGAAAGCAGTTCCCGTGGTGAGCGTGCTTTTGATATTTATTCTTTACTTTTGAAAGAGCGCATCATCTTTTTAGGTTCTGAGATCAATGATCAGGTTGCCAATACTATAATTGCCCAATTGTTGTTTTTGGACCGTGAAGACCCCGATAAGGATATAAGTCTTTATATTCATTCCCCTGGCGGAGTTATCTCTGCGGGTTTAGCAATTTATGACACCATGCAGCTTATACGTCCTGCAGTGTCCACCATCTGTGTCGGTATGGCCGCCAGCATGGCTACAGTATTACTTTGCGCCGGAGCCAAAGGAAAGAGATTTGCTTTACCCAATTCCACCATACACATGCATCAGGCTATCGGCGGCGCCCGTGGGCAGGCGTCGGACATTGTCATTCAGGCAAAGGAAATCACGCGCCTACAGGATATTATTCGGGATATACTTGCCGCCAGAACCGGCCAGACAATGGAAAAGATAGTTCATGATACTGACCGTGACTACTATCTCAACCCGGTTCAAGCCAAGGAATACGGCCTCATTGATGACATTCTGAAAAAACCCGAGGAGAAACCGGCTAAAAACTGA
- a CDS encoding hydrogenase Eha associated protein ribokinase-like (energy conserving hydrogenase Eha associated protein ribokinase-like) translates to MTNYDVIGLGILRSDHIYSADTMGLNGEHPVRRSAVTSGGAAANTVFGLSKLGLKCGLIGVVGNDPAGRELVAEMSSIGVDMRHVNLICDTQTDSAMVINDSEGSRVCYICYDAGRLFHIDESMVDVLNAATIIHIGGLIDQEQIKALATVLKQLNTEVAVSVSISDSEAVLGFKIWEPIIARAAVVLASKTAIEKLTGKNFKLAAKMCRQSGAKATAIFLTCGEEIRKIRRKGKAASVTTYIRNSEYECLIESAIRKWPNVIEPTGAQDAFTTGYLFGLIKGKAIEECGFLGDIMAQACLKKPGARDSLPDAGELSSRYYLIHHEEISF, encoded by the coding sequence ATGACCAACTATGATGTTATTGGTCTGGGTATTTTACGCTCAGATCATATCTATTCTGCGGATACCATGGGACTTAACGGTGAGCATCCAGTGCGGCGATCTGCCGTTACCTCCGGCGGAGCTGCCGCTAACACTGTTTTTGGGTTAAGCAAACTTGGTCTCAAATGCGGTCTTATCGGAGTAGTTGGCAACGATCCAGCCGGACGGGAACTAGTGGCGGAAATGAGTTCTATCGGTGTCGATATGCGCCATGTAAATTTGATTTGCGACACTCAAACCGATAGCGCTATGGTGATAAACGATTCTGAAGGCAGCCGCGTCTGTTATATCTGTTACGATGCCGGGAGACTATTTCACATTGATGAAAGCATGGTTGATGTGTTAAATGCAGCTACCATCATCCACATAGGCGGGCTGATCGATCAGGAACAAATAAAAGCGCTAGCAACTGTATTAAAACAGTTAAATACAGAAGTGGCGGTCAGTGTATCTATCAGCGACAGTGAAGCGGTTCTGGGATTCAAGATATGGGAGCCTATCATTGCGCGTGCCGCCGTGGTCCTTGCCAGTAAAACCGCCATCGAAAAACTGACAGGTAAAAATTTCAAACTTGCTGCAAAAATGTGCCGCCAATCCGGCGCCAAAGCCACGGCCATCTTTCTGACCTGCGGTGAGGAGATTAGGAAAATTCGCAGGAAAGGCAAAGCAGCCAGTGTTACTACATATATACGTAATTCTGAATATGAATGCCTGATTGAGTCGGCCATCCGCAAATGGCCGAATGTAATAGAGCCAACCGGGGCCCAGGATGCCTTCACCACCGGTTATCTTTTTGGGTTAATCAAGGGCAAAGCCATAGAAGAATGTGGTTTTTTGGGCGATATAATGGCCCAAGCCTGTTTGAAAAAACCCGGCGCCAGAGATTCTCTCCCTGACGCCGGTGAACTTTCAAGCAGATACTATTTGATACACCATGAGGAAATCAGTTTTTAG
- a CDS encoding phosphoribosylglycinamide formyltransferase has translation MYSIGWFSTAKGQGSRDLLTTVQESIARGEIKAKIEFIFLSRESGESAETDKFIELANSYSIPTVSISYQRYRKEHGITGTCGDSLPDWRLDYDHQVMKLLERFPRPDLCVLAGYMLIVGPEMCTRFSMVNLHPAAPDGPAGTWQEVIWKLIDDRSDSSGVMIHLVTPELDKGPVVSFCRFSIKGKAFDNLWQEIGNLNSSEIKAREGEQNHLFRQIRRHGAARELPLIVSTVKAFSEGTIRITDGVITSRDGKIINGYDLSNEIDCRVKTVLNDQL, from the coding sequence GTGTACTCTATCGGCTGGTTTTCAACTGCCAAAGGGCAAGGTTCCCGTGACCTGCTGACTACTGTCCAGGAGAGTATCGCCCGCGGTGAAATTAAGGCCAAGATCGAGTTCATCTTTCTGAGCAGAGAATCCGGTGAATCGGCAGAAACCGACAAGTTTATCGAACTGGCAAATTCTTACAGCATTCCCACAGTTTCCATCTCTTATCAACGTTACCGCAAGGAGCATGGCATCACCGGCACTTGTGGCGACTCTTTGCCGGATTGGCGGCTGGATTATGATCATCAGGTAATGAAACTGCTCGAGCGGTTCCCACGCCCTGATTTGTGCGTTTTAGCCGGTTACATGCTCATTGTTGGGCCAGAGATGTGTACCCGGTTCTCAATGGTCAACCTGCATCCGGCAGCGCCAGATGGACCTGCCGGCACATGGCAGGAGGTGATATGGAAACTTATTGACGATAGATCTGACTCATCCGGCGTTATGATACATCTGGTAACACCGGAACTGGATAAAGGTCCGGTAGTCAGTTTCTGCCGCTTCTCTATTAAAGGTAAGGCTTTCGATAATTTGTGGCAGGAGATCGGTAATCTCAATTCCAGCGAAATTAAAGCACGTGAAGGTGAACAAAACCATCTTTTTCGCCAAATCAGGCGTCACGGCGCCGCCCGTGAGCTCCCGCTTATTGTGAGTACGGTCAAGGCTTTTAGCGAAGGAACAATAAGAATCACCGATGGTGTAATTACCAGCCGCGACGGCAAAATCATAAACGGTTATGACCTGAGTAACGAGATTGATTGCAGGGTAAAGACTGTTCTAAATGACCAACTATGA
- the ypdF gene encoding aminopeptidase YpdF (aminopeptidase YpdF (MP-, MA-, MS-, AP-, NP- specific)), with translation MSIYAIRLQNLKNKLQALDVDAILVAQPDNRRYLSGFSGSSGYVLVTMETAVLATDFRYVEQAAFQAKECEVLRIDGPVTEWFPALLSGSNIKSLGLEAGFFTIADHDNFEAAISSAGLAVDLVPIIDAVETLRAVKDEQEIQAISAAANLTDKAFSYVTEHFIKPGVTELQVAWELEKFIRETGGELSFPIIVAGGEASARPHAQPTCRPLQKNEPLVIDMGAKLDGYCADLTRTLWLGAEDTRFRELYNIVLQAQNTAIKGIRSGMTGIEADKLSRDVITQAGYGKLFGHSLGHGIGLEVHELPRLSARATGPLSDGMVFTIEPGIYIPGWGGIRIEDDAVLECGKIKLLTASYK, from the coding sequence ATGAGCATCTATGCCATCCGCCTTCAAAATCTAAAAAACAAGCTCCAGGCTTTGGATGTTGATGCCATACTTGTGGCTCAACCGGATAATCGGCGATATTTGTCCGGTTTCAGCGGTTCATCAGGATACGTTCTGGTCACAATGGAAACAGCGGTGCTGGCTACCGATTTCCGCTATGTTGAGCAGGCTGCGTTTCAAGCTAAAGAATGTGAAGTGCTACGCATTGACGGCCCGGTCACAGAATGGTTCCCGGCTCTTTTGAGCGGATCTAACATTAAATCCCTGGGGTTGGAAGCTGGCTTTTTTACTATTGCTGACCATGACAACTTTGAGGCCGCCATATCCAGCGCAGGTCTAGCAGTTGACCTTGTGCCAATTATAGATGCTGTTGAAACATTGCGTGCCGTCAAGGATGAACAGGAGATCCAGGCGATCTCAGCGGCCGCGAATTTGACTGACAAGGCCTTTTCATATGTAACAGAGCATTTCATTAAGCCGGGCGTCACCGAATTACAGGTGGCCTGGGAATTGGAAAAGTTTATCAGAGAAACTGGCGGGGAACTATCATTTCCGATTATCGTTGCCGGTGGCGAGGCATCGGCGAGGCCCCACGCCCAACCCACATGCCGGCCACTTCAGAAAAACGAGCCGCTGGTAATAGACATGGGGGCCAAACTTGACGGTTATTGTGCTGACTTAACCCGGACGTTATGGCTCGGCGCTGAAGATACCCGGTTTCGTGAGTTGTACAATATAGTGTTGCAGGCGCAAAATACTGCGATCAAAGGCATAAGGTCAGGTATGACCGGAATAGAAGCTGATAAACTGTCCCGCGATGTGATCACTCAGGCTGGTTACGGCAAATTATTCGGTCACAGCTTGGGCCACGGTATCGGCCTGGAAGTCCATGAATTACCCCGTCTTAGTGCCCGTGCCACCGGCCCGCTAAGTGATGGGATGGTTTTCACCATCGAACCTGGGATCTACATCCCGGGCTGGGGTGGTATCCGAATTGAGGACGATGCGGTGCTGGAATGTGGTAAAATCAAGTTGTTGACCGCATCCTACAAGTAG
- the xerD gene encoding integrase/recombinase XerD, with translation MRNYVNDIKGNLKHGAPKGFFQYLELRHIEFPAGVDKYVIRGYMAWLLEQDVVKNSVARKLSAIRSLYRYLLREEMIVDSPMPVARKHGGRLSAFSLKLDKRLPAFLTIEEIEKLLDAPDTASPQGLRDRAIIELIYAAGLRISELTSLQLDQVDLYSRELRVWGKGSKERLVLIGQPAVRAIKEYLKTGRKELANDETAKSPLFVNYRGTRLTARWVQKLVLKYAHQAGIRQEVHPHLLRHSFATHLLDGGADLRVVQELLGHASLSTTQIYTHVSRNQARKVYLSSHPLAHEEREE, from the coding sequence GTGCGAAATTATGTCAACGATATCAAGGGCAATCTGAAACACGGCGCTCCGAAAGGCTTTTTTCAATACCTGGAACTACGCCATATTGAATTTCCCGCCGGGGTGGATAAATACGTTATCCGGGGGTATATGGCCTGGCTGCTGGAACAGGATGTGGTCAAGAACAGCGTCGCCCGCAAACTTTCTGCCATCCGCTCTCTATATCGCTACCTGCTTAGAGAAGAAATGATTGTTGATAGCCCGATGCCGGTAGCTCGCAAACATGGCGGACGACTATCGGCCTTTTCACTTAAACTCGATAAACGTCTGCCTGCTTTCCTGACTATTGAAGAGATCGAAAAACTGTTAGACGCGCCTGACACCGCTAGTCCGCAAGGACTCCGCGACCGGGCAATCATAGAACTGATCTATGCCGCCGGTCTGCGCATCAGCGAATTGACCAGCCTCCAGCTTGACCAGGTGGATCTTTATAGCAGAGAGTTACGGGTATGGGGCAAAGGTTCTAAAGAACGTTTGGTGTTGATAGGACAACCGGCTGTTAGGGCAATTAAGGAATATTTAAAGACAGGCCGCAAGGAATTAGCGAATGATGAAACAGCAAAATCACCATTGTTCGTGAATTACAGGGGAACCCGCTTAACAGCGCGCTGGGTGCAAAAACTGGTGCTTAAGTACGCCCATCAGGCAGGCATACGACAGGAAGTACACCCTCACCTGTTACGTCATTCTTTTGCCACCCATCTGCTGGACGGCGGTGCCGACCTCCGTGTTGTTCAGGAACTGCTGGGCCACGCCAGTTTGTCCACCACTCAGATCTATACCCACGTTAGTCGTAACCAGGCACGGAAAGTTTATCTGTCATCCCATCCGCTGGCACATGAGGAGAGAGAAGAATGA
- a CDS encoding DNA topoisomerase I translates to MTTSKKLVIVESPAKAKTLARYLGSGYVLKASLGHVRDLPKSKLGVDVEHDFTPQYVNMRTKTAVLKELKGAIKNVSTVFLATDPDREGEAIAWHLMEASKTKNVVYRRVVFHEITKEAITQAFKSPRELNMNLVNAQQARRVLDRLVGYKLSPLLWQKVRRGLSAGRVQSVALRIIVDREREVCAFTPVEYWSIEAELRQKTESQGSFSALLIGAGVKKKIAIPDANSAADLLADLKPAVYMVNKVTSKSSPRQPAAPFITSTLQQEAWRKLRFSAKQTMALAQQLYEGLTLGEEGSVGLITYMRTDSTHVAQSAVAEVRDYISGRYGSDYLPKSPRVFARQVKGAQEAHEAIRPTSADREPVAIKQYLDSNQFKLYQLIWQRMVASQMSAAVFDNMTVDIEAQKTLSKTKYTFRAQSSVNTFPGFMALYTEGRDDEEEQKTPKLPQLVEGEPLALLKLNKEQHFTQPPPRFTEATLIKMLEQYGIGRPSTYAPILSVVQEREYVEKQKGILKPTELGMMISDILVQQFPDIIDTGFTAQMEDRLDKVADEGLDWVSVVRDFYMPFEKDLLAAEEQLEKIPLPIEVSEEMCCQCGQEKLIIKVGRYGKYMECPACNFRQSFRIHTGVSCPGCPENAELIGRFSKKGKLFYGCAAFPKHKFAINARPLPEPCPKCGGLVTEYRDGQKKCIDSKCDYKAKMDHGNITPA, encoded by the coding sequence ATGACAACTTCTAAAAAACTTGTTATCGTGGAATCCCCTGCCAAAGCAAAAACACTGGCCCGGTATTTGGGTTCCGGTTATGTATTAAAAGCCTCACTGGGACACGTGCGTGATTTGCCTAAAAGCAAACTCGGCGTAGATGTGGAACATGATTTTACCCCTCAGTATGTTAATATGCGCACCAAAACTGCCGTACTCAAAGAATTAAAGGGTGCCATTAAAAATGTCTCTACCGTGTTTCTAGCGACTGACCCTGACCGTGAAGGCGAGGCGATCGCCTGGCACTTGATGGAGGCATCCAAGACAAAAAATGTTGTCTACCGCCGCGTCGTCTTCCATGAAATAACTAAAGAAGCCATTACACAGGCTTTCAAATCACCACGTGAACTCAATATGAATCTGGTCAACGCTCAACAAGCACGGCGCGTTCTTGATCGGTTGGTTGGCTACAAGTTGTCACCTTTGCTGTGGCAGAAAGTGCGCCGCGGGTTGTCTGCCGGGCGGGTGCAATCAGTAGCTTTACGCATCATTGTAGACCGTGAACGTGAGGTATGCGCCTTCACGCCTGTGGAATATTGGTCAATCGAGGCAGAATTAAGACAGAAAACAGAGTCTCAGGGAAGCTTTAGCGCCTTGCTTATCGGGGCAGGCGTCAAGAAGAAGATAGCTATCCCCGATGCCAACTCTGCCGCCGACCTGCTGGCTGATCTTAAACCAGCGGTATACATGGTAAACAAAGTGACCAGCAAGAGTTCGCCGCGGCAACCGGCGGCGCCTTTCATTACCAGTACGTTACAACAGGAAGCTTGGCGTAAGTTACGGTTTTCTGCCAAACAAACTATGGCGCTGGCACAACAGTTATATGAAGGTTTGACGTTAGGTGAGGAAGGCAGCGTTGGTCTTATCACCTACATGCGCACCGATTCTACCCACGTGGCGCAATCAGCCGTAGCGGAGGTACGAGACTATATTTCCGGGCGCTACGGCAGCGATTATTTGCCCAAGTCTCCCCGTGTTTTCGCACGCCAGGTAAAAGGCGCACAGGAAGCCCATGAGGCTATCCGTCCCACCAGCGCCGACAGGGAACCGGTTGCCATTAAACAGTACCTGGATTCTAACCAGTTTAAACTATATCAGCTCATCTGGCAGCGGATGGTGGCCAGCCAGATGTCCGCAGCGGTCTTTGACAATATGACCGTCGATATAGAGGCACAAAAGACCCTTTCTAAGACAAAATATACCTTTAGAGCGCAGAGCTCAGTAAATACTTTCCCCGGCTTTATGGCTCTTTACACTGAAGGCCGGGATGATGAAGAAGAACAGAAAACACCGAAGCTACCTCAACTTGTCGAAGGTGAACCGCTGGCACTGCTGAAGTTGAACAAGGAGCAGCATTTCACCCAACCGCCACCGCGTTTTACCGAGGCCACGCTTATAAAGATGTTGGAACAATATGGCATCGGGCGTCCCAGCACTTACGCACCCATACTCTCCGTGGTGCAGGAACGGGAATATGTTGAAAAACAAAAGGGTATCTTAAAGCCGACAGAATTAGGCATGATGATCAGTGACATTCTGGTACAGCAGTTCCCTGATATTATTGATACCGGTTTCACCGCCCAGATGGAAGATCGTCTGGATAAAGTGGCAGATGAAGGACTCGACTGGGTGAGTGTAGTACGTGATTTCTATATGCCGTTTGAAAAAGATCTTTTGGCTGCCGAAGAACAGTTGGAAAAAATCCCGCTGCCGATTGAAGTGTCTGAGGAGATGTGCTGTCAATGCGGCCAGGAGAAACTGATTATCAAGGTGGGCCGTTACGGCAAGTATATGGAATGCCCGGCATGTAATTTCCGGCAATCTTTCCGCATCCACACTGGGGTATCATGTCCCGGTTGCCCGGAAAATGCCGAGCTTATTGGCCGTTTCTCAAAAAAAGGCAAACTCTTTTACGGTTGCGCAGCCTTTCCCAAGCACAAATTTGCCATCAATGCCCGCCCCCTGCCTGAGCCATGCCCTAAGTGTGGCGGTCTGGTGACTGAATACCGTGACGGACAGAAGAAATGTATCGACTCTAAATGCGATTATAAGGCTAAAATGGATCATGGCAATATCACCCCTGCCTGA